CGGACTCCTTGCCTCCGCCCCCTCCCCTGGGACGGGCTCTCCCTCCCAGTCCGCTTCCTCAGGCCCGGCGGGGCAGGGCGGGAGGGCTCGCGGGGTGGGGGCAGGTCTCCTGGCCGAACCTCTGCAACCCCGGGGCCGGGGCTGAGGGACACGGCCAGCCCAGGCGCCGCCCCCCGGAGGGCCAATGGGAGGAAGGCCGGCCCCCGAAGCCCACTGGTGGGGAGGGGCGGGAGCGCCGCGGAGAGGAGCGGGGCGCGGCGGGACCGTGCCGGGGCTTAAAGGGAGCCCCCGGGCAGGTGGTTTCGTGGGGAGGACATCGAACCCCAAACAGCCGGAAACCCAGTAACGGTTTCTCGGTTTCTCGGGCTCCCCAGCTCGCAGCCCGCAGCCCTCCTTGTTCAGGctgcccccgccccccccccccccccgccttctCCCCGGGGGTCCAGGCGGTCTGGGCCCCCAGGCTTCCATGCCTCAgcgccccccgccccccgcccccatCTCCAGGCCCGCCTCAGCGATGGGCTCTCGTCAGGGCCCCTAGTCTCTCCCACGAGCGCCCCACAATGCCCTCCAGGGTAGCATCTCTTCGCGGACCGAGACGCCCAGAGCCCCAGCACCggccccctcctcttccctccaggGATCCGGGCATCCGGGGTCCCCAGTCTATCCTCAACAGCCCCCCTCCCTGCCCCGTGGGAACTGTTTGTTTCGAGAACAGGAACCGGGGCCGGCCTGGGGTGTGGTGCCCCCCCTCACCGCAGCCTCTTCCTGTCCCTCCCCCAGTTTCCTCCCGCTCAACCCCTAGCCCGGGAGGGGCGGGAGGGGGGGGACTTCTGCCTCAGCGCGGGCACCGACCCCTGGCCCCAGCCCAGGGGTGCACCCTCGGAGCCTGGCAGTCCCTGGCCGCCTCTGGCACCCCATCCCCCGCCGCCCCATGTGGGGGTCCCGAGCCTCTCGGCAGGGGATGGGTTAAACATCCTGCAGCGCTCCGCGTGTGCCAGGCGGGTGAGTGGCATCGGGCACAGGCGGCACGGCCCGGGGAGGGCGGGGGGAGCCAGAGGGGGAGGGATTGAGGGGAGGAGGCGGCAGagggaggggggcggggaggaggagATGCCGGGGAGAGGGAGCGCATTGGGGAAGGAGCCAGGGACGTCGGTGGTCCAGAGGCTGAGGCACAGCCGGAGAGAGAGAGATCCGCCGTCGCGCGTGGGAAGGGGGCAGAGGGAGGGGAAGCCCGGAGCCTCCACCAGAGAAGGGCAGAGGGGGCAGGAGAGAAGGGTCGAGGACGCAGCCAAGAGCTagaggagtggggtggggggtaaagaaggaggaagaggaggaaggcgCCGCTGCCGCCCGCCCTCCTGGGAGCAGGAACCTGCAGGGGGCAGTCACTGGACCGCGGCGGAGTCCAGGGTAAGTGGCCGATCCTCCACCAGGGGGcactggaggtgggggtggggtggtgcaGGTGGGCCGCCGTAggaccccctccccctccccgcgGCCATCCTAGCCAAGGCACGTGGGAGGGTGGAGGGCTGGGCTCAGAACAGGGACCATCGGAGGGAAAGCTTGGGAAGAAGGGCGCCGGAGGGGGGCGCCGGGGCTTCTAGAAGGGCTGGGTTTGGGGCTCGAGGGCGGCTCAGGGCTGCCCTCACTCTCTCCAGGCTCAGCCAGAGGCTGGGGAAGATTGAAGAACACcttggaggggaaggggggaaactCTCAAGGGCACGCAGGCCCTCAGCAAGGGGGCTGCCTCCCCTCAACATCAGTGGGGGGGCAGGAGAAGCCAGGCCGGGATGGAGGCCCAGCACCCATACAGAGGTGTGAGAATGTGCCAGTGTGTGTGTAGTGGCAGACTGTGCCCTGGGAGCTGGTGCGGGAGAGTGCTGGGGGGGGGACTTGAAGGATGCCAACACGCCCCCTGTTGAGGCCATGGGTGGGTGGGCAGCTACCAGGGCAGTTCTCCTGCCTTGGGCCAGAGAGCAGGGGAGGGAATGCAGCCAGCCCTGCTCCCTCACAGCCAATACAGGGGACCTTGGAGATCAGTTGAGCCCacaaccctcattttacaggaaactgaggcagagctgGGGGAAGGTctggccaaggtcacacacataGTAAGGGAGAGAGATGCCATCCCTGACTCTGCCTTAGGCTTCTATGAGGCAGGTCTTGGACCTGTGGTCTGAGGAAGCCTCTCCACCTAGAATTCTCATCACAGACTCATCCTTCCAGACTTGGCTCTTCCTGATTGCTCTCTCtgtcttcatctctctgtctgtctttctgtctctgtctctcccccattaccttctatcttagaattaatactgttccAAGGCCATAAGGGCTAGTCCAtgggagagaagtgacttgcccagggtcatacagctaggaagtgtctgagggcagatctgaactcaggacttgccatctctaggcctggctctcaatccactgagcagccCAGGACCTTGGACTTTCCCCAAGGCTCTTGCATCTTCTCATCCTCCAAGGGCTGGCTGCCTGAGCCGGAGGGTGGAGGTGGGACACTGGGTCCTGGGCTGGGGTAAAAATCCAGGGCCTGAGGGTGGCAGCTGGGgcctgggggagaggggagaattcTCCGGATCTGGGCTCTCTCAACATCTGTCCCCTGCTGGTGGCTGGGCCGGGGGAGCCTGAGTGACTCTCCTAGAGTCCCGCTTGTTGGAGCTCTTGGTTTGGggttgggagtggggagagacatcAAACCTTCCACTCACCTGGGGCTTGTGGGGAAAGGGCCCCAGCGGCTGGACCTGGGGAGGGCCATGGGGGTCCAGAGGGCAGGCCTGGGCTTTCAGGGAGGGCAAGAGGCCTCAGGGGTCTAGGGGGCTTGGGATCCGGCTCCAAGCTCATCCTCCCCAGGCTCTGAGCCTCCCTTCCACTGACTCATCTGTCCCTGGCCCAGGAATGTGGCTCCCTCTCCACTCCCTCTGGGGGGCTGGATCTCTCCAACCCCAGGCTCCGGCCTCaggcctccttctctccctctctgccccccTCCTGCCTCTGGCTGTGTCCTCCCACCCACTGGGAGAGAAATTCCTCTAAGGCTCCTTCAGGCTCCCAGTTCCCAAAATAACCCTGCGGGGGCAGGGAGGCTGAGGAGCTTTggaagcttgggggggggggggtggaggaggggcTATGCTGGGCCTGGGGGAGACTGCAGGTGCCTTGGGGGATAGCAGGAGGCCCTGGCTCCCCATGGGCCGGAGCCTTCCCCCTGCCTCCCAGGGATCCTGGCCGCTTGGGTCCTTGGTGGTCCTCCATCCCTGCTGGTGGCCCCCCATCCCCCTGCTCCTGCCCCGGAAGCCTCAGTAGGGAACGTTTCTCCAGCGGAGGGTTACACAATCCCTGGGTCACAGAGCCTTCAGCAGAACTGCCCGGGGGGGATCCTGGCCCCCCTGAGCTGGGGAGGGTGAGATAGCAGGAGGCGGGTCCTCTCTTCCCACCCCGTTCCTGCCCGCAGGGAGGCTCTTCCCCAGAGGTAgcagcctcctcctcctcagagGCTGCCTCTCTCTCCGGGGTGCAGGGGCTCTGGGGCTGAGCCAAGCCAGCAAGGCTCCTGGGGACCCAGGCCGGACTCCAGGCTTTCGCCATGTCCGAGACACTGGACCTCGAGAAAGGCTGCACGGTGGAGCAGCTGCTTCGGGGCTGCATCGAGGCCTTCGGTGAGTTGGAAGAAGCAGGGACCTCAGGGGCGAGCGAGGTCCGATTGAGCTGTCCAGAGTCCTTGGCTTGGGAGGCCGGGGACAAAGGGAGTCGGGAATAGGCCGGACAAGCGAGCCTTGTCCACGGAGTCTCGGGGCCTGGGCTCAAAACCTCCTCCTGAGTCATTTCAtttccatgggcctcagtttctccatctgtcagGCTGCCATCAGTCTCTGGGCCAGAGGCGGCTCAGTGTACCGGGGATCCCCTCTCCCCAGCTGGGATGCTCGGAGGACACTATCTGAGCTCAGGGGCCCCAGGAAGTCTCTGGCTCCGCTCACAGGGGCTGTTTCCGGCTGATGGGGACCGCTTATCTGGGGGGAGGCAAGGGGGgtatcctccctcctccctcgtCCCTCGTCGCCCTCAGGAAGTGGCCTCTGGATTCCTGACCCCGCTGGAACCCAGGCCCCTTCCGCTCCAGCTGGTTCCCCTCGGCCCGGCTGAGGCTCCCCCTTCCCTGCTCCGATCCCTAACCCTGGAGGTCCTCGGGGAGGTTGGGCTTGGCTGGCCCCAAGATGGGGCGTGACCACCAAGCCACACCCCCGGGGCGGCCCCTAGGCCGGATAGGCGGGGCTCCGAGAGGGCTGGCACGGAGCCAACTGAACGCCCCTCCGTACCCTCCGCAGACGACTCCGGGAAGGTGCGGGACCCCCAGCTGGTGCGCATGTTTCTGATGATGCACCCTTGGTACATCCCCTCCTCTCAGCTGGCTGCTAAACTGCTCCACATATATCCTTCCCTCGGACCCGGCCCCCAAAGACGGCCCCAGAGCGCCGGGTCTGGGGTCTGGCCTTGCTAGGGGGCGCCCAGGACTCGGACCCGGGGAAAGTCCCTTCCCTTCAGCCTCGCAGTTCCCTCTTGTCCAGTGAGGGCGAGCAGGCGACGGAGGGGCTTCCCCATCTCTGACTTGCCACTGCCCCGGCGCTCTCGTCCCGCGCTCTGAGGTCCTCCAGCTCGCACGTCTGCCCTAAATCCTGGGATTCTCTGATCTCCCCCGTCCTTCCCCTccagtttgaacccaggtatcCGGCCATTCATTCTCGGCCAGCACTtatgagcacctactgtgtaacGGGCGCCAAACagaaaaatctggcctcagtttcctcatctgtaaaataaggggtcgTATCGTTAGCCCGACATTCCACAGCTGTGAGCCCGAGAAGTCGGGCGTCTGCTCCCAGCCTTCCCCTCCGGTCCCTCAGTTTTCCTTGACTCCCTTGCACTTACCAACAATCCCGGAAGGACAATTCCAATTCGCTTCAAGTGAAGACCTGCCACCTGGTCCGGTGAGTGCCACCCCGGGGCCTCTCCTCCAAGCGGCTCCTAGATTGCCCCCCGCCCAATACCGCCCAAGGTAGCTGCAAGCGTCCGAGCCCGCTGTGGACTACAACTCCCGTCAACCTTCGCGATAACGCTGCTCGGGTTAAGGGCCTCTTTGGCTCTGGAATGACGGGAATTGTAGTTCCCTGAGATCTTGCCGGCGGGAGCGAATCAGACGGGACGCCTGGGGACCTGGACGGGGAAGGGGCGGTCAGAGTCCACCTGCTCTGTTCCAGGTACTGGATCTCGGCCTTCCCCGCAGAGTTTGACTTGAACCCAGAGCTGGCGGAGCAGATCAAGGAGTTGAAGTCACTGCTGGACCGAGAGGGGAACCGACGGCACAGCAGCCTCATTGACATCGAGAGCGTGTGCGTGCGCGCGGGCTGGGCGCTCGGGTTGGGTGGGCGCCTTGGGGTGGGCCTGGAAGCTCATGGCCCGCCTCTGGTCTGTGCCCTTCAGCCCCACGTACAAATGGAAGCGCCAGGTGACCCAGCGCAACCCAGTGGGCCAGAAGAAGCGGAAGATGTCGTTGCTCTTTGACCACTTGGAGCCTCTGGAGTTGGCAGAGCATCTCACTTACCTGGAGTATCGCTCCTTCCGCAAGATCCTGGTGCGGGCCGGGCCACGGGGAGGGGTCACGGGTGGGCGGGAGGACCTCGGAGGCTCTGTCCCGGGGccaaggggaggaaggagaagggggagggcaAAGGCGCAGCCCTGGCTGCTTCTTGTCCCCCAGTTCCAGGACTACCACAGCTTTGTGACCCACGGCTGCACGGTGGACAACCCCGTCCTGGAGCGCTTCATCTCGCTCTTCAACAGCGTTTCCCAGTGGGTGCAGCTCATGGTGCTGAGCAAGCCCACAGCCCCGCAGAGGGCGCAGGTCATCACCCATTTCATCCACGTGGCCGAGGTGCtgagccgcccccccccccccccagccccgtGGACTCACCCTAAGCTTGTGGAGCCTgtgtgggggttggggagggaccCAGCCGTTCTggccccccctccccaccccgccCTGGGTTTTGAGGGTCCCGTGGCCCTGCCGGTCTTTCTAACGTGTGCTcgctctcccccttcctcctgcTATCTGCCCTTCTGTCTGTGCCATTTGGGCCTCCGGTCTGTCTGTGcctctttctccatccctcttGTGCTCGtgcatccctccatccatctgcCTCTTGGCCTTTTGTCCATCCGTCCTGGGCTCACAGAAGCTGCTGCAGCTCCAGAACTTCAACACGCTCATGGCTGTGGTGGGGGGCCTGAGCCACAGCTCCATCTCTCGCCTCAAGGAGACGCACAGCCACGTCAGCCCTGACACCGTCAAGGTACGCCCGAAGGGGGGGGTAGACGGCGGGGTCTCCGAGCCCTCAGGTGGCTGAAGGGGAGTAGACGGTGGGGGTCTCAGAGCCCTCAGGTGGCTGTAGGGGAGGGTAGATGGTGGGGGTCTCAGAGCCCTCAGGTGGCTGTAGGGGAGGGTAGATGGTGGGGGTCTCAGAGCCCTCAGGTGGCTGAAGGGGGGTAGACGGTGGGGGTCCCGGCGGCCAAAGGGGGGAGTAGACAGCGGGGGTCTCGGAGCCCTCAGGTGGCTGTAGGGGAGGGTAGATGGTGGGGGTCTCAGAGCCCTCAGGTGGCTGAAGGGGGGTAGACGGTGGGGGTCCCGGCGGCCAAAGGGGGGAGTAGACAGCGGGGGTCTCGGAGCCCTCAGGTGGCTGAAGGGGGGTAGACGGCGGGGGTCTCCGAGCCCTCAGGTGGCTGAAGGGGGGGTAGACGGCGGGGTCTCGGAGCCCTCAGGTGGCTGAAGGGGAGGGTAGACGGCGGGGTCTCCGAGCCCTCAGGTGGCTGAAGGGGGGTAGACGGTGGGGGTCCCGGCGGCCAAAGGGGGGAGTAGACAGCGGGGGTCTCCGAGCCCTCAGGTGGCTGAAGTGGGGGTAGACAGCGGGGGTCTCCGAGCCCTCAGGTGGCTGAAGCGGGGGTAGATGGCGGGGGTCTCCAAGCCCTCAGGTGGCTGAAGGGGGGGTAGATGGCGGGGGTCCGGGCGGCCAAAGGGGGGAGTAGACGGCAGGGGTCTCGGAGCCCTCAGGTGGCTGAAGCGGGGGTAGATGGCGGGGGTCTCTGAGCCCTCTGGCAGCCCAAGGGAGGAGCCCACGGATGCGGGGACTGAGGCCTTCCCTCGCCGCCCCTTCAGCTCTGGGAAGGCCTGACGGAGCTGGTAACGGCCACTGGCAACTACGGCAACTACCGGCGGCGGCTGGCAGCCTGCGTGGGCTTCCGCTTCCCCATCCTGGGCGTGCACCTCAAGGACCTGGTGGCCCTGCAGCTGGCTCTTCCTGACTGGCTGGATGCTGCTCACACCCGGCTCAACGGGGCCAAGATGCGCCAGCTCTTTGCCATTCTGGAGGAGCTGGCCATGGTCACCAGCCTGCGGCCGCCCATCCAAGCCAACCCGGACCTGCTGAGCCTGCTCACAGTGAGTGCTGGCTGGGCCCTGGGCACGGACTGAGCCGCagcctctgggggggggggggggggcgggggccgCAGCTGCTCCAGGAACGGGGCTGCCCCATCTTCCAGGTGTCTCTGGATCAGTACCAGACCGAGGATGAGCTGTACCAGCTGTCGCTGCAGAGAGAGCCGCGCTCAAAGTCCTCGGTGAGCAGCCCCCGCCCCGTCCTTCCTGGTCCCTCCGGCCTTAACCTGAGCTGGGGGCTCCTAGCTCAGACCCTGCCTATCCCAGCAGCCCACCAGCCCCACGACAACGACCTGCGCTCCACCCCCACGGCCCCCCGTCCTGGAGGAGTGGACGGCGGCCGCCAAGCCCAAGCTGGACCAAGCACTGGTGGTAGAACACATTGAGAAGATGGTGGAGGTAAGGCcgggtggggaggaaagagaagggctCAGACTCATCCTGCTCTCCCGAGGGCGCCGCTCCCCGCAGCCAggagaatttctttctttctttcttttattttttccaatgaacaaaaatctctttcctcttccccccacccccgccttggggaaaaagaaaaagaaaatcctagaGAGAAATATGAACAAAATCCAGAAGGGGCCCGGTCCAAAGGAAGCGGCATTCTGCATCCTGAGCACATCACCTGCCCAGGCCGCTTAGACCCTAAAAGGAAGCTTCCTGATCCTTAGAAATGGGCCGCTTCCgcaggtagtgagttccccattcCCAGAAGTCTGCAGACAGTAACTGGAAGACTACTCATAGGGGATATTGACTGGAGTCCTTCTGGGACCCTGAGAGTGGCCCCTGGGAGAGCAGGGGCAGGGAGCAAACCTCACGGGTCTCCCCCTGGCCTGGAAGTCCTGCCATTAGGGTCACCGTGGCTGGGGGGGGGCATTAGTAGAGGTGGCCAAGGCTCTCGAGGGTCAGGCTGGAAAGAGGAGGCCGAGTCTGACCCTGTCCTCTGTCTCCCTGGGCACCCATCAGTCTGTGTTCCGGAACTTTGACGTGGATGGGGACGGCCACATCTCCCAGGAGGAGTTCCAGATCATTCGAGGGAATTTCCCGTACCTCATCGCCTTTGGGGACCTGGACCAGAACCAGTGAGCCTGGGGCTGGGGGGGGCAGCCTCTGAGCCATGGGCTCCTCTCCTGTGAAATGGGGACAACCCCTTCTTTGTGTGGGGGAGAAGGAGTCCCGGAACCTGGCCAGGGAGTGAAGGGCCCGTCCTCTGGTGGGAAGGTGACAGCCTCCGGCCTTAGCTCACTTGGGCTAGTGAAGGAGCTGGAGGAGCCGGCCCGATTGGCTGTGGGATACCATCCGGCGTCGCCTTGTTCCCAGAGCTGACAGCTAACTGAGGGTTGGCAAGTGGCCTTCCCGGGCCTGGCTTCAGTGGGGGGACAAGAAGGGTCTGTCACGAGCAGCGCTCCTCTGACTCCCAATAGCAGCCTGACCTCCTAAGTAGGTTAAACATGGCCCTCGTATTAGCATTCATGGCAGCCACTTGGCACGCCAACCCGTTGGTCCAAGAGGAGCAAAAGGAAAGGCGGCTTCCCAAGCTTCAAGTCTggtgctgggggggagggggggatggaaACCCTCGGGGTGGGGCTGGGGCGGTGCTGAGGGAGGTTCTGACTTCCCATGCTCCTGTGCTGCAGGGATGGTTGTATCAGCCGGGAGGAGATGGTCTCCTACTTCCTCCGGTCCAGTTCTGTGCTGGGGGGCCGGATGGGGTTCGTCCACAATTTCCAGGAGAGTAGCTCGCTGAGACCAGTTGCCTGCAGGCACTGCAAGGCCCTGGTGagccccctcttcctctccccacctcctcaTCTCAGCTCCAAGCCCGTCCCACCCAACTTCACTGGACCTCCCAAATCCAGAAAAGGAATCCAGACTTTGGTAGTAAGGCCAAGGGAGGTTCTGGGCGTGATGTGGTCTCAGATCATGGGAAGGCTACTGGCTCTGCAGGCAGGAGATCTGAGGCTGAGCATTAGAGATGGACTTGgctcttggggcctcagtttccccatctgtaaaatgagggattgaaCCTGCTGgcctctgagtttccttccagctctagttcCTATGATTGGCCTGTTCCCCCCtctgtgtgcgtgcgtgcgtttgtgtgtttgtgtgtggatGACAGGAAGGGCTTCCTGGAGTAGGAAGCCTTTGAAGTGGGTTGGCATTCACCAAGTGCAGGGGAGATGGGAAACATCTTAGGTCCGGGATCTGGAAAGGGCTGGCCCATGCAAGAGGGAGATTCGTCTCTTCCCAGCTTGTCTGGCCCCCGAGGGCAGACGTGGGAGCCGTACGAGGGTCCTTGGTGGCTTGATGTCCAGAAGGACCTCAGCAGCAGGGAGGGGGCCCATCTGCAGTGGGTTCTGTGGACAGAGCTGGAGTCCAGGCTGGTGTAGGTTGGGGAGGATCTCGAATGCCAGGCTAAGGCCGGGGACCTTCTGTTTCAGATCCTGGGCATCTACAAACAGGGACTGAAGTGCCGAGGTGAGGGGAGGCCTGGCGGGTGGCACGTGGGTCGGAGGAGGTGCCCAGAGGGGAGGTCCTGCATCTGGCCCAAGAGGCCAAGGATGCCAGGAGTGGGGTGCAGGGCACTGACCCCACCCTCTGCACCCAGCTTGCGGAGTGAGCTGCCACAAACAGTGCAAAGATCGGCTGTCAGTCGAGTGCCGGCGCCGGGCCCAGAGCGTGAGCATGGAAGGCCCGCCTGCACCCTCGCCCACCCACACTCACCTACGAGCCTTTAGTTTTTCATTGCCTCGTCCTGGCAGGCGAGGATCCCGGCCACCAGGTAGGAGGGGGCCTTCATTCTGTCTGGGTCCTGGGTGTCAAATTTCCCTAGGATTTGGGGTCATCAGCTCAGGACTCATATTTTGTCAGGGAGATGTTTCAAGAGAGCAAGggatggaggcagctgggtagctcagtggatggagagccgggactagagatgggaggttctgggttcaaatttggcctcagaaacttcttagctgggtgaccctggataagtcacttagcccccattgcctagcccttaccgctcttctgccttggcatcaatacacagtattgattcaaagatgtaaggtaagggtttaaaaaaaatagagagagagaaaatagaggaagggaCTCTTATTTTGGTGGGGGCATGCAGAAGGAAAAGAACTGCTTCTTCTGACTCTCATCCTTTGGGGTTGGAGAGTTCAAAGGTCTGtctggaagggagagatggaagatggaagttCCAGGGCGTGTGTGGGCTGGGCTGGGTGCGGggacagaggaaaggaggagTTGGTTGGTTGGAGCCATTAGCCTGGCACCTTAAACCCAGGGAAGTGCCTGTCTCCCTCTGATAAGACTCCCGGCCTCCGATACCCCACTGCCCCAGCCTGGGCCCCATCCTGTTTGCTTTGGAAGTGGGAGGGACCCGGAATGCCTCCCCGTGGGCAGGGGGGGCACCTCAGGGCAAAGGAGCCACCTTgactctcccccttcctctccggGCACCACTCTCAGCTCCGGAGATCCAAGAAGAGGAGGTCCAGAGTGTGGAAGATGGAGTGTTTGACATCCATTTGTAACAGGTGTGTCCTAGCACCCTCCAAGAAAGGCGAAAGGCCTTTGGGGGCAAGGAAGAGAGAGGGCGCCAGTGGGGACTCCCCGGGGATTGAGGGGGGTTTCCCAGAAGCCTCTGTTTCCAGCTGGTGCTCCACCAACACCCCCATCCCCAGAAGGGGCTGGCTGGGCTTCGCTTGGAAGCCTCAGGAGAGGCCGAGCCTCCATCTCGAGGTGGTCCATCCCCCTGCGGAGGCAGCCCCTCCGGGGTTAGGAAGTCAAGCCTCCTTGTGCCCCTTCGAAGGGCTCCTCTTGCTTCTTTCTGCAGTGGCCACCT
This DNA window, taken from Monodelphis domestica isolate mMonDom1 chromosome 6, mMonDom1.pri, whole genome shotgun sequence, encodes the following:
- the RASGRP2 gene encoding RAS guanyl-releasing protein 2 isoform X4 codes for the protein MSETLDLEKGCTVEQLLRGCIEAFDDSGKVRDPQLVRMFLMMHPWYIPSSQLAAKLLHIYQQSRKDNSNSLQVKTCHLVRYWISAFPAEFDLNPELAEQIKELKSLLDREGNRRHSSLIDIESVPTYKWKRQVTQRNPVGQKKRKMSLLFDHLEPLELAEHLTYLEYRSFRKILFQDYHSFVTHGCTVDNPVLERFISLFNSVSQWVQLMVLSKPTAPQRAQVITHFIHVAEKLLQLQNFNTLMAVVGGLSHSSISRLKETHSHVSPDTVKLWEGLTELVTATGNYGNYRRRLAACVGFRFPILGVHLKDLVALQLALPDWLDAAHTRLNGAKMRQLFAILEELAMVTSLRPPIQANPDLLSLLTVSLDQYQTEDELYQLSLQREPRSKSSPTSPTTTTCAPPPRPPVLEEWTAAAKPKLDQALVVEHIEKMVESVFRNFDVDGDGHISQEEFQIIRGNFPYLIAFGDLDQNQDGCISREEMVSYFLRSSSVLGGRMGFVHNFQESSSLRPVACRHCKALILGIYKQGLKCRACGVSCHKQCKDRLSVECRRRAQSVSMEGPPAPSPTHTHLRAFSFSLPRPGRRGSRPPAPEIQEEEVQSVEDGVFDIHL
- the RASGRP2 gene encoding RAS guanyl-releasing protein 2 isoform X2, with the protein product MPSRVASLRGPRRPEPQHRPPPLPSRDPGIRGPQSILNSPPPCPVGTVCFENRNRGRPGVWCPPSPQPLPVPPPVSSRSTPSPGGAGGGGLLPQRGHRPLAPAQGCTLGAWQSLAASGTPSPAAPCGGPEPLGRGWVKHPAALRVCQAGALGLSQASKAPGDPGRTPGFRHVRDTGPRERLHGGAAASGLHRGLRYWISAFPAEFDLNPELAEQIKELKSLLDREGNRRHSSLIDIESVPTYKWKRQVTQRNPVGQKKRKMSLLFDHLEPLELAEHLTYLEYRSFRKILFQDYHSFVTHGCTVDNPVLERFISLFNSVSQWVQLMVLSKPTAPQRAQVITHFIHVAEKLLQLQNFNTLMAVVGGLSHSSISRLKETHSHVSPDTVKLWEGLTELVTATGNYGNYRRRLAACVGFRFPILGVHLKDLVALQLALPDWLDAAHTRLNGAKMRQLFAILEELAMVTSLRPPIQANPDLLSLLTVSLDQYQTEDELYQLSLQREPRSKSSPTSPTTTTCAPPPRPPVLEEWTAAAKPKLDQALVVEHIEKMVESVFRNFDVDGDGHISQEEFQIIRGNFPYLIAFGDLDQNQDGCISREEMVSYFLRSSSVLGGRMGFVHNFQESSSLRPVACRHCKALILGIYKQGLKCRACGVSCHKQCKDRLSVECRRRAQSVSMEGPPAPSPTHTHLRAFSFSLPRPGRRGSRPPAPEIQEEEVQSVEDGVFDIHL
- the RASGRP2 gene encoding RAS guanyl-releasing protein 2 isoform X3 — its product is MSETLDLEKGCTVEQLLRGCIEAFDDSGKVRDPQLVRMFLMMHPWYIPSSQLAAKLLHIYQQSRKDNSNSLQVKTCHLVRYWISAFPAEFDLNPELAEQIKELKSLLDREGNRRHSSLIDIESVPTYKWKRQVTQRNPVGQKKRKMSLLFDHLEPLELAEHLTYLEYRSFRKILFQDYHSFVTHGCTVDNPVLERFISLFNSVSQWVQLMVLSKPTAPQRAQVITHFIHVAEKLLQLQNFNTLMAVVGGLSHSSISRLKETHSHVSPDTVKLWEGLTELVTATGNYGNYRRRLAACVGFRFPILGVHLKDLVALQLALPDWLDAAHTRLNGAKMRQLFAILEELAMVTSLRPPIQANPDLLSLLTVSLDQYQTEDELYQLSLQREPRSKSSQPTSPTTTTCAPPPRPPVLEEWTAAAKPKLDQALVVEHIEKMVESVFRNFDVDGDGHISQEEFQIIRGNFPYLIAFGDLDQNQDGCISREEMVSYFLRSSSVLGGRMGFVHNFQESSSLRPVACRHCKALILGIYKQGLKCRACGVSCHKQCKDRLSVECRRRAQSVSMEGPPAPSPTHTHLRAFSFSLPRPGRRGSRPPAPEIQEEEVQSVEDGVFDIHL
- the RASGRP2 gene encoding RAS guanyl-releasing protein 2 isoform X1; its protein translation is MPSRVASLRGPRRPEPQHRPPPLPSRDPGIRGPQSILNSPPPCPVGTVCFENRNRGRPGVWCPPSPQPLPVPPPVSSRSTPSPGGAGGGGLLPQRGHRPLAPAQGCTLGAWQSLAASGTPSPAAPCGGPEPLGRGWVKHPAALRVCQAGALGLSQASKAPGDPGRTPGFRHVRDTGPRERLHGGAAASGLHRGLRYWISAFPAEFDLNPELAEQIKELKSLLDREGNRRHSSLIDIESVPTYKWKRQVTQRNPVGQKKRKMSLLFDHLEPLELAEHLTYLEYRSFRKILFQDYHSFVTHGCTVDNPVLERFISLFNSVSQWVQLMVLSKPTAPQRAQVITHFIHVAEKLLQLQNFNTLMAVVGGLSHSSISRLKETHSHVSPDTVKLWEGLTELVTATGNYGNYRRRLAACVGFRFPILGVHLKDLVALQLALPDWLDAAHTRLNGAKMRQLFAILEELAMVTSLRPPIQANPDLLSLLTVSLDQYQTEDELYQLSLQREPRSKSSQPTSPTTTTCAPPPRPPVLEEWTAAAKPKLDQALVVEHIEKMVESVFRNFDVDGDGHISQEEFQIIRGNFPYLIAFGDLDQNQDGCISREEMVSYFLRSSSVLGGRMGFVHNFQESSSLRPVACRHCKALILGIYKQGLKCRACGVSCHKQCKDRLSVECRRRAQSVSMEGPPAPSPTHTHLRAFSFSLPRPGRRGSRPPAPEIQEEEVQSVEDGVFDIHL